From the Polyangiaceae bacterium genome, one window contains:
- a CDS encoding MopE-related protein, with translation MKWLNAIVVSSVLSVVLGTGCTTSSYCFSDCEGEGSGSGGKTGDGGFDGPVIDSSTGGNDGSVINLDSGTDGCQQTNLGVEICDGIDNDCNGAIDDGIDFTKTQTCGTCDNNCAAVPHVVNPGCTPPATLDGKTPGTCTREKCEQDWYDIQKDDPTKPETLGCEYECQWNPNGTNTVDTGGEKGCGKDDDCDGQIDEDLNTCTDTENCGKCGQKCVIANGTAKCVSTATGGAQCTIANTTCEVASCNPGFYDADKSPGNGCEYACTPTGNEICDGLDNDCDGKIDNADDSLETQDPDVGDPCFGGTQGICIEPANQGIKKCIGGVISCCDQNSNSLNSINPNFPKNGVRNGLCDAPTGPQVIKPGDKPELCNGKDDDCDGTPDDSPTDEGGTCGSSVGNCSTGTEQCQNGSLVCVGKTDPTPDICNGQDDDCDGVIDGTIGAGSPVACTTNAQCSGGKLCMVRSGPSDKVCASPPGDAMGDCKVPPTPPPGVPQPCQKGTLACVGGVKLCQGAIEATTSTDKCGEDSNCDGSLTGQPDLQNDVKNCGSCGNDCTKLSPAGHGTWACQTGACVRTGCEANYINCDGNNNDCERFCSFVSANEQCNGIDDNCNCQVDENVTTSKPSPVSVCGVAAAATDPGCLAKSAGNPIGVDVTCSGGGWQCAFTAGYCTGNPPDCASTTDTCDNKDNNCNGATDENFKPPLLNQGYLGQACASDDGLPPPGHGQCRTTGQFVCNGASATVCNATKNNSAAGPELCDNVDNDCDGSVDEPFKATTVYPGGKGTNATNFVRPAVTQLSTNLWISQYEVSRPGATNVNPGTGNGYQVSAPANTPQDRTQGCSVSGVVPWFNVTPVEAAQVCEARGGRLCNRADWQTACRTATNACRWGYNPRTGSPTPACQLNGTYSSGSGRRCNIGPFDFDGNPANGITNGLLPTASASLQNCWSDWAGTTGNTATNNNIRDITGNLWEIVRESGSNCSSPTNTCVYKLMGGGFNTAAEDGAECNFTFFSVDRNFKLFDAGFRCCFDQNPTL, from the coding sequence ATGAAGTGGCTCAACGCCATTGTGGTGAGCTCCGTGCTCAGCGTGGTGCTCGGCACCGGGTGTACGACCTCAAGCTACTGCTTCTCGGATTGCGAGGGCGAGGGCAGTGGCTCTGGTGGCAAGACGGGCGACGGCGGCTTCGACGGCCCCGTCATCGACTCGAGTACCGGCGGGAACGACGGCAGCGTCATCAATCTGGACTCGGGCACTGACGGGTGTCAGCAGACCAACCTCGGCGTCGAGATTTGCGACGGCATCGACAACGACTGCAACGGCGCGATCGACGACGGTATCGACTTCACCAAGACGCAGACTTGCGGCACCTGTGACAACAACTGTGCCGCGGTGCCCCACGTCGTCAACCCCGGCTGCACGCCCCCGGCGACCCTTGACGGCAAGACTCCAGGCACCTGCACGCGGGAAAAGTGCGAGCAAGACTGGTACGACATCCAAAAGGACGACCCCACGAAGCCCGAGACCCTCGGCTGCGAATACGAATGCCAGTGGAACCCGAACGGCACCAACACCGTTGACACTGGCGGCGAAAAGGGCTGCGGGAAGGACGACGACTGCGACGGCCAGATCGACGAGGACCTGAATACCTGCACGGACACCGAGAACTGCGGCAAGTGCGGACAGAAATGTGTCATCGCCAACGGCACCGCCAAGTGCGTCAGCACCGCCACGGGAGGCGCGCAGTGCACCATCGCCAATACGACCTGCGAGGTGGCGAGCTGCAACCCTGGCTTCTACGACGCCGACAAGAGCCCCGGCAACGGCTGCGAATACGCCTGCACCCCTACGGGCAACGAGATCTGCGACGGTTTGGACAACGACTGCGACGGCAAGATCGACAACGCCGACGACAGCCTGGAAACCCAGGATCCCGACGTTGGGGACCCCTGCTTCGGCGGCACCCAAGGCATTTGCATCGAGCCCGCCAACCAGGGCATCAAGAAGTGCATCGGCGGCGTGATCAGCTGCTGCGATCAGAACTCCAACAGCCTGAACTCCATCAATCCGAACTTCCCGAAGAACGGCGTGCGCAACGGCCTTTGCGATGCTCCCACCGGGCCGCAGGTGATCAAGCCAGGCGATAAGCCGGAGCTCTGCAACGGCAAGGACGACGACTGCGACGGTACCCCCGACGACAGCCCCACCGACGAGGGAGGCACCTGCGGCAGCTCCGTGGGCAACTGCTCTACGGGAACCGAACAGTGTCAGAACGGCAGTCTGGTTTGCGTGGGCAAGACCGACCCCACGCCAGACATCTGCAACGGACAGGATGACGACTGCGACGGCGTGATTGACGGCACCATCGGTGCGGGCTCGCCGGTCGCGTGCACGACGAACGCCCAATGTTCGGGCGGCAAGCTGTGCATGGTGCGGTCGGGCCCCTCGGACAAGGTCTGCGCCAGTCCACCTGGAGATGCGATGGGTGACTGCAAGGTGCCACCGACACCGCCGCCCGGCGTACCGCAGCCCTGCCAGAAGGGCACCCTGGCCTGCGTGGGCGGCGTGAAGCTCTGCCAGGGCGCGATCGAGGCCACCACCAGCACCGACAAGTGCGGCGAGGACTCGAACTGTGACGGCAGCCTCACCGGGCAACCCGACCTACAGAACGACGTCAAGAACTGCGGCAGCTGCGGCAACGACTGCACGAAGCTTTCACCCGCGGGCCACGGCACTTGGGCCTGCCAGACGGGCGCCTGCGTGCGCACGGGCTGCGAGGCGAACTACATCAATTGCGACGGCAACAACAACGACTGCGAGCGCTTCTGTAGCTTCGTTTCGGCGAACGAGCAGTGCAACGGCATCGACGACAACTGCAACTGCCAGGTGGACGAGAACGTCACGACCAGCAAGCCCAGCCCCGTGTCGGTCTGCGGTGTTGCCGCCGCGGCGACGGATCCCGGTTGCCTCGCGAAGTCCGCAGGCAACCCGATAGGCGTGGACGTCACCTGTAGCGGCGGCGGCTGGCAGTGCGCCTTCACCGCGGGCTATTGCACGGGCAACCCGCCAGATTGCGCCTCCACCACGGATACGTGCGACAACAAGGACAACAACTGCAACGGCGCGACCGACGAGAACTTCAAGCCGCCACTGCTGAACCAGGGCTACTTGGGACAGGCCTGCGCCAGCGACGACGGTCTGCCTCCCCCCGGGCACGGCCAGTGCCGCACGACAGGTCAGTTCGTGTGCAACGGCGCCTCGGCCACGGTGTGCAACGCCACCAAGAACAACTCGGCGGCAGGGCCCGAGCTCTGCGACAATGTGGACAACGACTGCGACGGCAGCGTGGACGAACCTTTCAAGGCGACCACCGTCTATCCAGGCGGCAAGGGCACGAACGCGACCAACTTCGTGCGTCCCGCAGTCACACAGCTTTCGACGAATCTGTGGATCAGCCAATACGAGGTCAGTCGGCCCGGCGCTACGAACGTGAACCCAGGTACTGGCAATGGCTACCAAGTCAGCGCGCCCGCGAACACGCCCCAGGATCGCACCCAGGGCTGCTCGGTCTCGGGCGTGGTGCCCTGGTTCAACGTGACCCCCGTCGAGGCAGCACAAGTGTGCGAAGCCAGAGGCGGACGGCTCTGCAACCGCGCCGATTGGCAGACGGCGTGTCGAACGGCAACGAACGCATGCCGCTGGGGCTACAACCCCCGCACTGGCTCCCCCACCCCAGCGTGTCAGCTGAACGGCACCTACAGCAGCGGAAGCGGACGGCGCTGCAACATCGGCCCCTTCGACTTCGATGGCAACCCGGCAAATGGCATCACCAATGGTCTGTTGCCGACGGCCTCGGCTAGCTTGCAGAACTGCTGGTCGGACTGGGCCGGCACGACGGGCAATACCGCCACGAACAACAACATCCGAGACATCACCGGCAACCTCTGGGAGATCGTGCGCGAGAGCGGCTCGAACTGCAGCTCCCCCACCAATACCTGCGTGTACAAGTTGATGGGTGGCGGGTTCAACACCGCTGCAGAAGACGGCGCGGAGTGCAACTTCACGTTCTTCAGCGTCGATCGGAATTTCAAGCTGTTCGATGCTGGATTCCGCTGCTGCTTCGACCAGAACCCCACGCTCTGA
- the egtD gene encoding L-histidine N(alpha)-methyltransferase, with amino-acid sequence MGSDALSARGYRRLAPKENHSADREFAYEVLSGLSERPKRLPSRFFYDEVGSELFARIMRCTDYYPTDCEHEILSAHRGDIADAIADTAVHVVDLGAGDGAKTFILLEHLERRSVDFQYVPIDISESAVAGLTKTCAQRFPSMSVQGLVAEYTDGLEHLAEAHGDRRNLVLFLGSNIGNFDRARARAFLRRLWTALNPGDLLLVGFDLKKDIELLLRAYNDREGLTARFNLNLLDRINRELGGHFATERFRHFGTYDVFSGAMESYLVSLERQSVAIDALQLAFDFDPWEPIHTEYSYKYLRSDVTELARDTGFSIEAEFLDERRWFLDSLWRVQKVR; translated from the coding sequence TTGGGAAGCGACGCATTGTCGGCGCGCGGCTACCGCCGTCTCGCGCCCAAAGAAAACCACTCGGCGGACCGAGAGTTCGCCTACGAGGTGCTCAGCGGCCTTTCCGAACGGCCGAAGCGCCTGCCCTCTCGCTTCTTCTATGACGAGGTCGGCAGCGAGCTTTTTGCGCGCATCATGCGCTGCACCGATTATTACCCGACGGACTGTGAGCACGAGATCCTCTCGGCACACCGCGGCGACATCGCCGATGCCATCGCCGATACCGCCGTCCACGTCGTGGACCTAGGTGCCGGTGACGGGGCCAAGACGTTCATTCTGTTGGAGCACCTCGAGCGCCGCAGCGTCGACTTCCAGTACGTCCCCATCGACATCTCCGAGAGCGCCGTCGCTGGACTGACGAAGACTTGCGCGCAGCGCTTCCCGAGCATGTCCGTACAGGGTTTGGTCGCCGAGTACACGGATGGGCTCGAGCATTTGGCCGAGGCCCACGGCGATCGCCGGAACCTAGTGTTGTTTCTCGGCTCCAACATCGGCAACTTCGATCGCGCTCGCGCTCGCGCTTTCCTGCGCCGACTTTGGACGGCGCTAAACCCCGGCGACCTGCTGCTCGTTGGCTTCGACCTGAAGAAGGACATCGAGCTACTCCTCCGAGCGTATAACGATCGCGAGGGCCTGACCGCACGCTTCAACCTGAACCTGCTGGATCGCATCAATCGCGAGTTGGGGGGGCACTTTGCCACGGAGCGCTTCCGGCATTTCGGCACCTATGATGTCTTCAGCGGCGCGATGGAGAGCTACCTGGTCAGCCTGGAACGCCAGAGCGTAGCCATCGACGCGCTCCAGCTCGCCTTCGACTTCGACCCCTGGGAACCGATCCATACAGAGTACTCCTACAAGTACCTGCGCAGTGACGTGACCGAGCTGGCCCGAGACACGGGCTTCTCCATCGAGGCCGAGTTTCTCGACGAGCGACGGTGGTTTCTCGACTCGTTGTGGCGAGTGCAAAAGGTCCGCTGA
- a CDS encoding thymidine phosphorylase: MNPVPLIIRKRDGGTLSAQEIRDLVNAYVKGDVADYQMSAFLMAAFLRGMSDAETVALTDTMLHSGDVLSLPSVRRPKVDKHSTGGVGDKISLCLAPLVAECGVAVPMISGRGLGHTGGTLDKLEAIPGYRVDLDAKRFERQVRDTGLAIIGQTARLAPADRRLYALRDVTGTVEFIPFIVASILSKKLAEGIDGLVLDVKVGRGAFMKDLAAAQALARAMVRVGTRAKKKVVALLTDMNVPIGTTIGNALETREAIEVLMGQGPDDTRELTLLLGTEMLLVAGVTKKASEARRRLETAIKNGKGLERFAMMVAAQGGDRRAVLDPSRLPRAKKQLPVASSHSGYVAECDCLELGLAAVAMGAGRTRADQKVDPAVGIELLKKPGDRVKRGDVLALLHLRSASGAKDHIKRVQAAFRIGKTAPKAHSLLLERITR, from the coding sequence ATGAATCCGGTCCCGCTCATCATCAGGAAACGCGACGGTGGCACCCTCTCGGCGCAGGAGATCCGCGATCTGGTCAATGCGTACGTGAAAGGTGACGTCGCGGACTACCAGATGAGCGCGTTTCTGATGGCGGCTTTCCTGCGGGGGATGTCCGATGCGGAGACCGTGGCATTGACCGACACCATGCTGCACTCGGGAGACGTGCTTTCGCTGCCCTCGGTGCGCCGCCCCAAGGTCGACAAGCATTCGACCGGCGGAGTGGGGGACAAGATCAGCCTTTGTCTGGCACCGCTCGTCGCCGAGTGTGGCGTGGCGGTACCGATGATCTCGGGGCGCGGCCTCGGGCACACGGGGGGCACCCTGGACAAGCTCGAGGCCATCCCTGGCTACCGTGTCGATCTCGATGCCAAGCGTTTCGAGCGACAGGTTCGCGACACCGGCCTCGCCATCATCGGGCAGACGGCACGCCTGGCTCCGGCAGATCGCCGCCTCTATGCGCTGCGAGACGTGACGGGGACCGTCGAGTTCATTCCCTTCATCGTCGCCAGCATCCTGTCAAAAAAGCTCGCGGAGGGGATCGACGGGTTGGTGCTGGACGTGAAAGTGGGCCGAGGTGCCTTCATGAAGGATCTCGCCGCAGCCCAAGCGTTGGCACGCGCGATGGTACGTGTCGGCACTCGTGCCAAGAAGAAGGTCGTTGCTTTGCTGACGGACATGAACGTCCCCATTGGCACGACCATCGGCAATGCCCTCGAAACCCGCGAGGCCATCGAGGTGCTGATGGGGCAAGGCCCCGACGACACGCGTGAACTGACGTTGCTGCTCGGCACGGAGATGCTCTTGGTGGCGGGGGTGACCAAGAAGGCGAGCGAGGCGCGCCGGCGCTTGGAAACCGCCATCAAGAATGGCAAGGGCTTGGAGCGCTTCGCGATGATGGTTGCCGCCCAGGGCGGCGACCGACGCGCCGTGCTCGACCCCAGTCGTCTACCACGCGCGAAGAAACAACTTCCGGTGGCCTCGAGTCACAGCGGCTACGTCGCCGAGTGCGACTGCCTCGAGCTGGGCCTGGCGGCGGTAGCCATGGGCGCGGGCCGAACGCGGGCCGATCAAAAGGTAGATCCGGCGGTTGGCATCGAGCTCCTGAAGAAGCCCGGCGACCGCGTCAAACGTGGTGACGTGCTGGCACTACTGCATCTGCGTTCCGCGTCGGGCGCGAAGGATCACATCAAGCGCGTACAAGCCGCCTTCCGTATCGGAAAGACGGCACCCAAGGCGCACTCGCTCTTGCTCGAGCGAATCACGCGCTGA
- a CDS encoding OsmC family protein, protein MSQHRATVAWHAGNGNFRDGSYSRAHTWAFDGGLTVPASPSPQVVRPPQSDPSAVDPEEAFVAAISSCHLLTFLYLAQRRGLEVESYVDEAVGVMTKNERRVPWVSRVELRPRVTFVGQPPDDELLAELHHQAHELCFISNSVKTEIVVCTP, encoded by the coding sequence ATGAGCCAACACCGCGCCACCGTCGCGTGGCACGCGGGGAACGGCAACTTTCGCGACGGCAGCTACAGCCGCGCGCACACTTGGGCCTTCGATGGCGGACTGACGGTGCCCGCCTCGCCTTCGCCGCAGGTCGTGCGGCCCCCGCAGTCCGATCCGAGTGCAGTGGACCCCGAGGAAGCATTCGTCGCAGCCATTTCCAGCTGCCACCTGCTCACGTTCTTGTACCTGGCGCAGCGTCGCGGGTTAGAGGTCGAGTCCTACGTGGACGAAGCCGTTGGCGTGATGACCAAGAACGAGCGCCGCGTGCCATGGGTCAGTCGCGTCGAGCTGCGACCGCGTGTCACCTTCGTCGGCCAGCCGCCCGATGACGAGTTACTGGCAGAGCTGCACCATCAGGCCCACGAGCTCTGCTTCATTTCCAACTCCGTCAAGACCGAGATCGTCGTCTGCACGCCCTGA
- the metG gene encoding methionine--tRNA ligase, whose amino-acid sequence MARNILVTAALPYANGHIHLGHLVEYIQTDIWVRFQRLRGNRALYICADDTHGTAIMIRARQEGRTPEQVIADMSVAHQRDFADFQIRFDNYGSTHSEKNRELCHQIWAAIRQAGLVAERDVTQLYDVQEGTFLADRFVKGTCPKCKSENQYGDSCDKCGSTYTAMELINPVSTLSGGAPEQRTAKHLFVQVEKLHGFLTDWTQKDGNLQPEIANYLKGHFLSEPLRDWDISRPAPYFGFEIPDAPGNYWYVWFDAPIGYIASTAEWCEANGEKLDEWWRSDATEVRHFIGKDIVYFHTLFWPAMLKTAGFSLPTRVQVHGFLTVNGEKMAKTKGTFVLARTYLDHLDPAYLRYFYASKLGTRPDDIDLNLDELVSKVNSDLVGKVVNLASRSARFVKDTGLAATYPDDGGLFAAGAEAGVEISEAYEAADYARAMRTIMALADRANEYVDREQPWTLKKDPEKAQALQNVCTVILNLYRQLVVYLAPVLPKLAEDSAKLLNTAVLTWDDAARPLLATPVAEFTHLMQRVDPKKVEAVIADSLQAEPTPAVGEDDGSALQAEPLAPECTIDDFAKVDLRVARVVKAEAVPKADKLLQLTLSLGGGEQRTVFAGIKAAYAPEQLVGRLVVMVANLAPRKMKFGLSEGMVVAAGPGGKEVFLLSPDSGAKPGQRLH is encoded by the coding sequence ATGGCTCGCAACATCCTAGTCACCGCGGCACTCCCCTACGCCAACGGGCACATCCACCTGGGGCACCTGGTGGAGTACATCCAGACCGACATCTGGGTGCGCTTCCAGCGCCTACGTGGCAACCGCGCGCTCTACATCTGCGCCGACGACACCCACGGCACGGCCATCATGATCCGTGCTCGTCAGGAAGGGCGAACTCCGGAGCAGGTCATCGCGGACATGAGCGTGGCTCACCAACGCGACTTCGCCGACTTTCAGATCCGCTTCGACAACTACGGCAGCACGCACTCCGAGAAGAACCGCGAGCTTTGCCATCAGATCTGGGCGGCGATTCGTCAGGCGGGGTTGGTGGCGGAGCGCGACGTGACTCAGCTCTACGACGTGCAAGAGGGGACGTTTCTCGCCGATCGCTTCGTCAAAGGCACCTGTCCCAAGTGCAAGAGCGAAAACCAGTACGGCGATTCTTGCGACAAGTGCGGCTCCACCTACACGGCCATGGAGCTCATCAACCCGGTCAGCACGCTATCCGGCGGCGCGCCCGAGCAACGCACGGCCAAGCACCTGTTCGTGCAGGTCGAGAAGCTGCACGGCTTCCTGACCGATTGGACACAGAAGGACGGCAACCTGCAGCCGGAGATCGCCAACTATCTCAAGGGGCACTTCTTGTCGGAGCCCCTGAGAGACTGGGACATCTCGCGCCCTGCCCCCTATTTCGGCTTCGAGATCCCGGATGCTCCCGGCAACTACTGGTACGTCTGGTTCGACGCACCGATTGGCTACATCGCCAGCACTGCCGAGTGGTGCGAAGCCAACGGCGAGAAGCTCGACGAATGGTGGCGCAGCGACGCCACTGAAGTGCGTCACTTCATCGGCAAGGACATCGTGTACTTCCACACCCTGTTCTGGCCAGCCATGCTGAAGACAGCCGGCTTTTCCTTGCCCACCCGCGTGCAGGTGCACGGCTTCTTGACCGTCAATGGCGAAAAGATGGCGAAGACCAAGGGCACCTTCGTTCTGGCCCGCACCTACCTGGATCACCTGGACCCGGCCTACTTGCGCTACTTCTACGCCAGCAAGCTGGGTACCCGACCCGACGACATCGATCTGAACTTGGACGAGTTGGTGTCCAAGGTGAACTCGGACTTGGTCGGCAAGGTCGTGAATCTTGCCAGTCGCTCTGCCCGCTTCGTCAAAGACACGGGACTGGCGGCGACCTATCCCGACGATGGAGGACTGTTCGCGGCGGGGGCCGAGGCGGGCGTCGAGATCAGTGAAGCGTACGAGGCAGCAGACTACGCCCGAGCGATGCGCACGATCATGGCGCTCGCAGATCGCGCGAACGAGTACGTGGACCGCGAGCAGCCGTGGACTTTGAAGAAGGATCCTGAAAAGGCCCAAGCGCTGCAGAACGTCTGCACCGTGATCCTGAATCTCTACCGCCAGCTGGTGGTGTATTTGGCGCCGGTGCTGCCGAAGCTCGCCGAGGACAGCGCGAAGCTTCTCAACACGGCGGTTCTCACTTGGGACGACGCGGCTCGTCCCTTGCTGGCCACTCCCGTCGCGGAGTTCACCCATCTGATGCAGCGAGTCGACCCGAAGAAGGTCGAGGCCGTCATTGCCGATAGTCTGCAGGCTGAGCCCACGCCAGCTGTTGGCGAAGACGATGGCAGCGCACTCCAGGCGGAGCCGCTGGCCCCCGAGTGCACCATCGACGACTTCGCCAAGGTCGACCTGCGGGTCGCCCGCGTGGTCAAGGCAGAGGCTGTGCCCAAAGCGGACAAGCTGTTGCAGCTGACCTTGAGTCTCGGCGGCGGAGAGCAGCGTACGGTGTTCGCCGGCATCAAAGCTGCCTATGCACCCGAACAACTCGTGGGCCGATTGGTCGTCATGGTCGCAAACCTGGCACCGCGCAAGATGAAGTTCGGCCTCAGCGAGGGCATGGTCGTGGCAGCAGGCCCCGGCGGCAAGGAAGTGTTTCTGCTTTCACCGGACTCGGGCGCGAAGCCTGGGCAGCGTTTGCACTGA
- a CDS encoding RNA polymerase sigma factor produces MTGSMAAEAAPGLRAIYDEHFDFVWRSLRRLGLHEDDIPDAVQDVFLIVHRKLATFRGESKMTTWLFGISMRVAADRRRRAHVRREVVTDTLPEQADPNSDVMKDVAAREGAALLEEILEEMSPKQRTVFVLFELHGVPCEEISTLMGVPLGTVYSRLRLARECFRRSIDRRQAGERFHLREVGAT; encoded by the coding sequence GTGACCGGAAGCATGGCTGCAGAGGCGGCACCCGGGCTGCGCGCCATCTACGACGAACATTTCGATTTCGTGTGGAGGTCTCTGCGCCGCCTCGGTCTTCATGAGGATGACATTCCCGACGCTGTTCAAGATGTGTTTCTCATCGTGCACCGCAAGCTCGCGACCTTCCGCGGAGAGTCGAAGATGACGACTTGGCTCTTCGGCATCAGCATGCGAGTTGCCGCCGACCGCAGACGCCGAGCCCACGTCCGCCGTGAGGTAGTCACGGATACGCTTCCGGAGCAGGCGGACCCCAACTCGGATGTGATGAAGGACGTGGCCGCGAGAGAGGGCGCTGCACTACTCGAGGAAATTCTGGAGGAGATGAGCCCGAAGCAGAGAACCGTGTTCGTCCTGTTCGAGTTACACGGCGTTCCTTGCGAAGAGATCTCGACGTTGATGGGCGTGCCGCTGGGAACCGTCTACTCGCGCCTACGTCTTGCCCGAGAGTGCTTTCGCCGAAGCATCGATCGCAGGCAGGCAGGCGAACGTTTTCACTTGCGAGAGGTGGGAGCAACATGA
- a CDS encoding formylglycine-generating enzyme family protein — translation MNSAYLRSFSPWLALLAAGACGRTESIVGRVDIDSNAGAAGAGATAGSGGMPSGGSSGSGGVAGSSGSGAIGGALGGGGGLDGGQDASPDADLDGGIDADSAPDAEIDAGCSPPTTETIVAGTEGASCSGGLDCGGRSCCLNARVAAGAFPMGRSLSGSDAFATGEAPELPEHSATVSEYYLDVFEVTVGRFRKFVETYPGNAPAVGAGANPNLADSGWRSEWNAALPTTRADLEKGLNCESGVSTWTAGPSVNERIAINCVTWYEAFAFCAWDGGRLPTEAEWEKAAAGGTENRLYPWGATPPEPCRAGFGGLAIHVDVGSRPVGVARFGHEDMGGSMWEWTLDYYDANWYSGGGASCSDCARVTPGLWRTVRGGSWSTFVESRLRAAFRTFSLPEARVPNTGFRCVR, via the coding sequence ATGAACTCAGCGTATCTTCGCTCGTTCAGCCCCTGGCTCGCGCTGCTGGCAGCGGGCGCATGTGGGCGCACGGAGAGCATCGTAGGTCGTGTAGACATCGACTCGAACGCGGGCGCGGCGGGCGCGGGTGCTACGGCTGGCAGTGGCGGAATGCCGAGCGGGGGCAGCTCGGGCAGTGGGGGCGTCGCGGGGAGTTCTGGCAGCGGCGCGATTGGGGGTGCTCTGGGGGGCGGCGGCGGCTTGGACGGAGGGCAAGACGCTTCGCCCGACGCCGACCTAGACGGCGGCATCGATGCGGACTCGGCGCCCGACGCAGAGATCGATGCAGGATGCTCACCGCCTACGACGGAGACGATCGTCGCAGGAACCGAGGGTGCGAGCTGCAGCGGAGGCTTGGACTGCGGCGGGCGCAGTTGCTGCTTGAACGCGAGAGTGGCGGCGGGTGCGTTCCCCATGGGCAGGAGCCTGAGCGGTTCAGACGCGTTCGCTACGGGTGAAGCTCCCGAACTGCCGGAGCACAGCGCCACGGTGTCGGAGTACTACCTCGACGTATTCGAAGTAACAGTGGGCCGATTTCGCAAGTTCGTGGAGACATACCCTGGGAACGCGCCCGCTGTGGGGGCGGGTGCCAATCCCAACCTCGCGGACAGTGGCTGGCGCAGCGAATGGAACGCTGCCCTGCCAACAACGCGCGCAGACTTGGAGAAGGGCCTGAACTGTGAGAGTGGCGTCTCCACGTGGACTGCTGGCCCCAGCGTCAACGAGCGCATCGCGATCAACTGCGTCACCTGGTACGAGGCCTTCGCGTTCTGTGCCTGGGATGGCGGACGGCTGCCAACGGAGGCGGAGTGGGAGAAAGCCGCCGCGGGAGGCACCGAGAATCGCCTGTACCCGTGGGGCGCCACGCCTCCGGAGCCTTGTCGCGCTGGCTTTGGCGGCCTGGCGATCCACGTCGACGTGGGTTCGCGCCCGGTTGGCGTCGCGCGCTTTGGGCACGAAGACATGGGCGGCAGTATGTGGGAGTGGACCCTCGACTACTACGACGCCAACTGGTACTCGGGTGGCGGTGCGTCGTGCAGTGACTGCGCCAGAGTCACCCCTGGCCTGTGGCGCACCGTGCGAGGCGGTTCGTGGAGCACCTTTGTCGAGAGCCGTCTGCGCGCGGCATTCCGCACCTTCAGTCTACCCGAGGCTCGCGTGCCGAACACTGGCTTTCGCTGCGTGCGTTGA
- a CDS encoding FKBP-type peptidyl-prolyl cis-trans isomerase: protein MRVVLCLALACCFLGCEEQPKPEPSSMGPATKTEQATPPVGSALRTAMRERPKTIASAMATAVGMNAPPAPSGVPAPPDVAEAPKTAKRTKSGLAYVVVAKGKGTKKPAQEDRVKVHYTGWTKDGKMFDSSVASNEPVVFGVGQVIPGWTEALKLMVEGEKIRAWIPANLAYGDKPGFGPAGQLTFEIELLEILKTPKPPKAPADVRAAPKSAKKTDSGLAYRSLKKGKGTRHPTLTDRVAVNYTGWTTDGKMFDSSIPTGQPATFPLSQVIKGWGEGLQLMVEGESMRFWIPAELAYGDKPTRPGAPAGMLVFDVELLAIQGGAPSSGHMGHGH, encoded by the coding sequence ATGCGAGTCGTTCTATGCCTGGCTCTTGCTTGTTGCTTCCTGGGTTGTGAAGAGCAGCCAAAGCCGGAGCCCTCGTCCATGGGACCAGCCACGAAGACGGAGCAAGCGACTCCACCCGTGGGGTCTGCTCTGCGGACCGCGATGCGGGAGCGGCCCAAGACCATCGCCAGCGCGATGGCGACGGCAGTGGGCATGAACGCGCCCCCAGCGCCCAGCGGCGTTCCGGCACCACCTGACGTCGCAGAGGCACCCAAGACCGCCAAGCGCACCAAGAGCGGGCTCGCCTACGTCGTCGTGGCAAAGGGCAAAGGCACGAAGAAACCCGCTCAGGAAGACCGGGTGAAGGTGCACTACACGGGCTGGACGAAGGACGGCAAGATGTTCGACAGCTCGGTCGCGAGCAACGAGCCCGTAGTGTTCGGGGTCGGACAGGTCATTCCCGGTTGGACCGAGGCCCTCAAGCTCATGGTGGAGGGCGAGAAGATCCGCGCGTGGATCCCCGCCAACCTTGCCTACGGTGACAAGCCTGGGTTCGGGCCAGCGGGCCAGCTCACCTTCGAAATCGAGCTCCTGGAGATCTTGAAGACTCCCAAGCCACCCAAGGCGCCCGCGGACGTGCGAGCCGCGCCGAAGTCCGCGAAGAAGACGGACAGTGGTTTGGCCTATCGCTCGCTGAAAAAGGGCAAGGGAACTCGACACCCCACATTGACGGATCGCGTCGCGGTGAACTACACGGGCTGGACGACGGACGGAAAGATGTTCGACAGCTCGATCCCCACCGGGCAACCTGCGACGTTTCCGTTGTCACAGGTGATCAAGGGTTGGGGTGAGGGACTGCAGCTCATGGTCGAGGGCGAGTCGATGCGCTTCTGGATCCCCGCGGAGCTCGCCTACGGCGACAAGCCCACGCGGCCCGGCGCTCCAGCCGGCATGCTCGTGTTCGACGTCGAGCTGCTGGCGATCCAGGGTGGCGCGCCCAGCAGCGGGCACATGGGGCACGGGCACTGA